The window CGGTACGCGGCTTTCGCCTCCACCGATCTTCCTCCCGCTTCCTTGAGGGTTACACCCAGAGAGTCGAGATGGTTCAGAATCGGGAGCAGGCGTTTGCGCGATACCGGAAGATACTTGCGGAAGTCCGTCGGGCCAAGACCCCTTCCACCTCCCAGTCCCGTCCGTATCTCGGTTATCGCTCGCTCCAGGGCGCTGCGATCCACGAAGAGGCCGTCTCCGATCCCGCTCAGCCTCCCGTCGAGGACGAGGAAGCGAGTCAAAGACCATATGTCGGGACGATCGCGAAGCGTGTCCGGCAGCTCCTCCGGGCTTCGGGGCGCGAGGCCGTTCCGCCGGAAAAAACGCGTGAGCTCTTCGATGGCCGAAGCCTGTTCCTTCGAGGGGGCGGGTCGGCGGCCCGCGCGGCGCAGTCCGCCCTCGGTCTTCTCGACGATACCTTCCGCCAGGAGGCGATCCATGAGGCCGTCGGCCAGAACTCCGGGCACCCAGCGCGGAAGCGCGTCCCGGACCCGGGCAGAGGGGACGGCCGCAGCGACCGGGTCGTCCTCGTGCGCTTCGTCTACGCACGCCAGCAGGCGTCGTCTTCCGCTCTCGACTATCTCCCGCGCGAAGACCAGTCCGCGACAGGTAAGCGAACCGTCGGGAAGGGCCGAACGGGTAGCTGCCGGCGCTAGCCCGGTGAGCAAGGGGAGATCGCTCAGCTCCACACCTGACCAGCCGGCCATCGTCAGGACGGCATCCACGGCCTTTTCCACGTCGCCTTCGACAACCGCACCCAAGAGGACCGTCTCGGCATGCGAGATCCGGGTACGTTTGGCGGCGAGAGGTTCCGCGACCACGGCCCCCGCGATCGAGGTCACCGGCGAGTAGCGTCGCAGCACGAGCCGGTCTCTGGCTCGCGCCGCCACGGGGGCCTCGAGCCGGAGCTGGATCCAGCCGGAACCTCCAGGGAGGACGCCCTCCACCTCTTCGAGCAGAGCCACGCGGGCCAGCACCTCCGAGGTCGCCAGGTGGACGCGCACGCGCTGGTTGTGTTCGAGCACGAGCTCCGAGTCCGGAAAGACGCTGGCGCGGACGGTGAGCATCCACCCGGGACGCCAGGCGGGATCGGCGACCAGCGTGCTTCCCCTTGCCGTGACGGACCGATCGGCGCCCTCGCCGACGAGCGCGACCGCGGCGCGTTCGCCCCTGCGGGCGGCATCGGTGTCTCGTCCGTGGGTCTGGATGCTGCGGATCCTTGCCCTGCGACCGGCGGGCAGCAAGCGCACGCGGTCTCCTCGGGCGAACCGGCCGCTCCAGACGGTGCCTGTGACTATCGTGCCAGCTCCGGCGGCGCTGAAGACCCGGTCGACGGGAAGGCGGACGAGGTCGTCCTCCAGACCGATTCCGTGATCCTGCGCTGCGCGGGCGAGCTCGGTGCGCAGTTTTTCGAGGCCGAGCCCGGTTCGCGCCGACGTGCGTACTCGGGGGGAGCCGCCGAAAGGAGTTCCCTCCAGAAGGTCGTCGATCTCCATCTCCACGATCTCCACAGACTCGTCGTCGGCCGCGTCGCACTTGGTGAGGGCGACTACCATGCTCCGGGCGCCCAGCGCCTCGACGATGGCCACGTGTTCGCGGGTCTGAGGCATGACGCCTTCGTCGACCGCGACGGCCAAAAGCACCACATCGGTGCC is drawn from Gemmatimonadota bacterium and contains these coding sequences:
- the selB gene encoding selenocysteine-specific translation elongation factor, encoding MKRLVLGTAGHVDHGKTALVGELTGTDTDRLKEEKERGITIELGFAELALPEVRYGVVDVPGHEAFVKAMVAGAAGTDVVLLAVAVDEGVMPQTREHVAIVEALGARSMVVALTKCDAADDESVEIVEMEIDDLLEGTPFGGSPRVRTSARTGLGLEKLRTELARAAQDHGIGLEDDLVRLPVDRVFSAAGAGTIVTGTVWSGRFARGDRVRLLPAGRRARIRSIQTHGRDTDAARRGERAAVALVGEGADRSVTARGSTLVADPAWRPGWMLTVRASVFPDSELVLEHNQRVRVHLATSEVLARVALLEEVEGVLPGGSGWIQLRLEAPVAARARDRLVLRRYSPVTSIAGAVVAEPLAAKRTRISHAETVLLGAVVEGDVEKAVDAVLTMAGWSGVELSDLPLLTGLAPAATRSALPDGSLTCRGLVFAREIVESGRRRLLACVDEAHEDDPVAAAVPSARVRDALPRWVPGVLADGLMDRLLAEGIVEKTEGGLRRAGRRPAPSKEQASAIEELTRFFRRNGLAPRSPEELPDTLRDRPDIWSLTRFLVLDGRLSGIGDGLFVDRSALERAITEIRTGLGGGRGLGPTDFRKYLPVSRKRLLPILNHLDSLGVTLKEAGGRSVEAKAAYRGR